A region from the Benincasa hispida cultivar B227 chromosome 12, ASM972705v1, whole genome shotgun sequence genome encodes:
- the LOC120067068 gene encoding chromo domain-containing protein LHP1, with amino-acid sequence MKIKGGGRKKSASASMEVVVGSAQDAMDGGEVHGGDSDYANVNTNNNPINVSEPSTSHLLETDQDQNLEEPDDDGEGDEEDEQDGDDAAFAAQRTNLDDGFYEIEAIRRRRVRKGQLQYLIKWRGWPETANTWEPLENLHTCSDFIEAFEQSLMMGKQRKRKRKHGVVHTQTKKRQHQQRASFSTYNVTDVEISVVDQRLPSAPLNMSSLTNPYAHSQSLVYNHEGEKNGDVTTIERGKQADIDNIGRNATQRSEWKKDEHEYDPKLSELKTTVLTNIAIGDKLAINFQDARTTENNGSAAGLYKGGSVEPVTDNRCTGARRRKSGSVKRFRQDSTLSDMPMSQNAELTLAVVESGVRVEPIGVENSGYHGESLSRNNRTDDARNETSIIKIIKPLGYSASVSNNIQDVLVTFVAMRSDGTEVVVDNKFLKANNPLLLINFYEQHLRYTTRS; translated from the exons ATGAAAATCAAAGGTGGAGGGAGGAAGAAAAGTGCGAGCGCTTCAATGGAGGTTGTAGTTGGTTCAGCTCAGGACGCCATGGATGGTGGTGAAGTTCATGGAGGCGACTCGGATTACGCTAATGTCAATACCAACAACAACCCCATTAATGTCTCTGAGCCTTCGACTTCCCATTTGTTAGAGACCGATCAAGACCAAAACCTAGAAGAGCCTGACGATGATGGCGAAggggatgaagaagatgaacagGATGGAGATGACGCTGCTTTTGCTGCTCAGAGAACCAATCTCGATGATGGGTTCTATGAAATTGAAGCTATTCGTCGAAGAAGGGTTCGCAAG GGTCAGCTTCAGTACTTGATCAAATG GCGTGGCTGGCCGGAGACGGCTAATACTTGGGAGCCCTTGGAGAATCTCCATACGTGCTCCGATTTCATCGAGGCATTTGAACAGAG TTTAATGATGGGAAAGCAACGGAAGCGGAAGCGAAAACATGGGGTTGTTCATACTCAAACCAAGAAGAGGCAGCACCAGCAGCGAGCCAGCTTTTCAACTTACAATGTCACAGATGTTGAAATCAGTGTTGTTGATCAACGTCTGCCATCTGCTCCTTTAAACATGTCTAGCTTGACTAATCCTTATGCTCATTCACAATCCCTTGTTTATAATCACGAAGGAGAAAAGAATGGAGATGTAACTACTATTGAAAGAGGCAAGCAAGCCGATATTGATAATATTGGCAGGAATGCTACTCAACGATCTGAATGGAAGAAAGATGAACATGAGTATGATCCCAAACTCAGTGAGCTTAAGACAACAGTATTAACGAACATAGCCATTGGCGATAAGCTTGCAATCAATTTTCAAGATGCCAGAACAACAGAGAACAACGGCTCTGCAGCTGGTCTTTATAAAGGTGGCTCTGTGGAACCAGTTACTGATAATCGGTGCACTGGGGCTAGGAGAAGGAAGTCTGGTTCGGTTAAAAGGTTTAGACAAGATTCAACATTATCTGATATGCCTATGTCTCAAAATGCAGAATTGACATTAGCTGTTGTAGAATCTGGTGTGAGAGTGGAACCAATAGGGGTTGAGAATTCTGGATATCATGGAGAAAGTTTAAGTCGCAATAACAGGACTGATGATGCCAGAAACGAAACAAGTATCATCAAGATTATTAAACCATTAGGCTATTCAGCATCTGTGTCAAACAACATTCAGGATGTGTTGGTAACTTTTGTGGCCATGAG
- the LOC120067994 gene encoding RNA polymerase sigma factor sigB isoform X1, whose amino-acid sequence MSCLLPQFKCHPETFSIQFKTAANYAPHHHTFLPTANSSYTKVRDPHSLRTQCILSAASPPTSTGTATTLNVDRLMLPPFDTNTDSVSVERLRSYLGAVESSLASTLLTSEEATIAAAAAEAVALAKAAVKVARDAALLANNSNSSRAGEKSRSSPRPDALHFKWAQFMESERADIIGEPVGVNNRPMETDALQPSTTKSDDMEPTSEELELLQDELSESITVRSKRQTERKARRTRAAEKTATSVVSLKSGSSSRKKRNSLQEVDYSDPLRYLRATTSTSRLLTAAEELELSEGIQDLLKLERLQEELADRYGNEPTFAQWAAAAGVNQRTLRKRLNYGTLCKDKMIKSNIRLVISIAKNYQGAGMNLQDLVQEGCRGLVRGAEKFDASKGFKFSTYAHWWIKQAVRKSLSDQSRTIRLPFHMVEATYRVKEARKQLYSENGRHPDDEEIAEAAGLSMKRLAAVLMTPKAPRSLEQKIGINQNLKPSEVISDPEAETAEDMLIKQFMKQDLEKVLDSLNPRERQVIRWRFGMEDGRMKTLQEIGEIMGVSRERIRQIESCAFRKLKNKKRTKHLQQYLISG is encoded by the exons ATGTCGTGTTTACTTCCTCAATTCAAGTGCCATCCTGAAACATTCTCAATCCAATTCAAGACTGCGGCTAATTATGCTCCTCACCATCATACCTTTCTTCCCACTGCCAATTCCAGTTACA CTAAAGTGAGAGATCCTCATAGTTTAAGGACACAATGTATCTTGTCTGCGGCATCACCACCAACATCGACTGGAACAGCTACAACACTCAATGTGGATCGACTTATGTTACCTCCTTTTGATACTAACACCGACTCAGTCTCTGTGGAAAGACTAAGATCATATTTAGGTGCAGTTGAATCGAGTCTAGCCTCAACACTTCTTACCAGTGAGGAGGCTACAATAGCAGCTGCCGCAGCTGAAGCTGTTGCTCTTGCAAAAGCAGCTGTTAAGGTTGCAAGGGATGCAGCTCTTCTGGCTAACAATAGCAACTCTTCCAGAGCAGGAGAAAAATCTCGATCTTCTCCCAGACCTGATGCTTTACATTTCAAATGGGCTCAATTTATGGAATCAGAAAGGGCTGATATAATAGGAGAACCAGTTGGAGTTAATAATCGCCCCATGGAAACCGATGCTTTGCAACCCAGCACAACAAAATCTGATGATATGGAGCCAACATCCGAAGAACTTGAACTTTTACAGGACGAACTCTCCGAGAGTATAACTGTAAGGTCAAAGCGTCAAACGGAAAGGAAAGCCAGAAGAACTAGAGCAGCAGAGAAAACTGCTACTAGTGTAGTGTCATTGAAGTCCGGTTCTAGCAGCCGGAAGAAGCGTAATTCTTTACAAGAAGTGGACTACTCTGACCCATTGCGTTATTTAAGAGCAACTACTAGCACTTCTAGACTTCTTACTGCAGCTGAAGAACTTGAACTGTCAGAAGGAATTCAG GACTTACTGAAACTGGAACGGCTCCAGGAGGAGCTTGCAGACCGGTATGGGAATGAGCCAACCTTTGCACAATGGGCAGCTGCTGCTGGAGTCAATCAGAGGACACTGAGGAAGCGTCTAAATTATGGTACTCTTTGTAAAGACAAAATGATAAAAAGCAATATTCGTCTTGTCATATCGATTGCGAAAAATTATCAGGGAGCTGGAATGAATCTCCAAGATCTAGTTCAG GAAGGGTGTCGAGGTCTTGTACGGGGTGCAGAGAAGTTTGATGCTTCAAAAGGCTTCAAGTTTTCAACCTATGCTCATTGGTGGATAAAGCAGGCGGTTCGGAAGTCTCTTTCTGATCAGTCCAGGACTATTCGCTTGCCT TTTCACATGGTGGAAGCAACTTATAGGGTGAAGGAGGCTAGAAAGCAAttatatagtgaaaatggaaGACATCCTGATGACGAAGAAATCGCTGAAGCAGCCGGGCTGTCGATGAAGAGGCTTGCTGCAGTACTAATGACTCCAAAAGCACCCAGATCCTTGGAGCAGAAAATTGGAATTAACCAAAATCTCAAACCGTCG GAAGTCATTTCCGACCCCGAAGCGGAAACTGCTGAAGATATGTTGATAAAACAATTCATGAAGCAGGATCTCGAAAAGGTACTCGACTCCCTTAACCCGAGAGAGAGACAAGTAATTAGATGGAGATTTGGGATGGAAGATGGAAGGATGAAAACATTGCAAGAAATAGGAGAAATAATGGGTGTAAGTAGGGAAAGAATTAGACAAATTGAATCATGTGCATtcagaaaactcaaaaacaagAAGAGAACTAAACATTTGCAGCAGTATCTGATATCAGGATGA
- the LOC120092757 gene encoding upstream activation factor subunit spp27-like, translating to MASGRNGTRFFRGCRTLFDSLKSTTQAYSSTPAVSAKGKLKASNTAVSGQKSVAGPKKVVNRSTGIFKSFPVSPALAGFLGMSETSRSEAVKQIWAYIKLNNLQSPADKRQINCDEKLKAIFDGREKVGFLEIGKLLTPHFVKSS from the exons ATGGCCTCAGGTCGCAATGGCACCAGGTTCTTCAGAGGTTGCAGAACCCTCTTTGATTCTCTCAAATCCACCACTCAAGCTTACTCTTCTACTCCTGCGGTCTCTGCCAAGGGGAAGCTAAAAGCCTCAAATACCGCCGTTTCGGGCCAAAAATCGGTAGCCGGACCAAAGAAAGTGGTGAATCGTTCGACGGGAATTTTTAAGTCCTTCCCAGTTTCTCCGGCTCTCGCTGGCTTCCTTGGCATGTCCGAGACTTCGCGTTCCGAAGCCGTCAAACAAATATGGGCCTACATCAAGCTGAATAACCTCCAG AGCCCAGCTGACAAGAGGCAGATCAATTGTGATGAAAAGCTGAAGGCTATATTTGATGGAAGAGAGAAGGTGGGATTCTTAGAGATTGGAAAATTGCTAACCCCTCATTTTGTGAAATCTAGTTAA
- the LOC120067994 gene encoding RNA polymerase sigma factor sigB isoform X2, with protein MSCLLPQFKCHPETFSIQFKTAANYAPHHHTFLPTANSSYTKVRDPHSLRTQCILSAASPPTSTGTATTLNVDRLMLPPFDTNTDSVSVERLRSYLGAVESSLASTLLTSEEATIAAAAAEAVALAKAAVKVARDAALLANNSNSSRAGEKSRSSPRPDALHFKWAQFMESERADIIGEPVGVNNRPMETDALQPSTTKSDDMEPTSEELELLQDELSESITVRSKRQTERKARRTRAAEKTATSVVSLKSGSSSRKKRNSLQEVDYSDPLRYLRATTSTSRLLTAAEELELSEGIQDLLKLERLQEELADRYGNEPTFAQWAAAAGVNQRTLRKRLNYGTLCKDKMIKSNIRLVISIAKNYQGAGMNLQDLVQEGCRGLVRGAEKFDASKGFKFSTYAHWWIKQAVRKSLSDQSRTIRLPFHMVEATYRVKEARKQLYSENGRHPDDEEIAEAAGLSMKRLAAVLMTPKAPRSLEQKIGINQNLKPKSFPTPKRKLLKIC; from the exons ATGTCGTGTTTACTTCCTCAATTCAAGTGCCATCCTGAAACATTCTCAATCCAATTCAAGACTGCGGCTAATTATGCTCCTCACCATCATACCTTTCTTCCCACTGCCAATTCCAGTTACA CTAAAGTGAGAGATCCTCATAGTTTAAGGACACAATGTATCTTGTCTGCGGCATCACCACCAACATCGACTGGAACAGCTACAACACTCAATGTGGATCGACTTATGTTACCTCCTTTTGATACTAACACCGACTCAGTCTCTGTGGAAAGACTAAGATCATATTTAGGTGCAGTTGAATCGAGTCTAGCCTCAACACTTCTTACCAGTGAGGAGGCTACAATAGCAGCTGCCGCAGCTGAAGCTGTTGCTCTTGCAAAAGCAGCTGTTAAGGTTGCAAGGGATGCAGCTCTTCTGGCTAACAATAGCAACTCTTCCAGAGCAGGAGAAAAATCTCGATCTTCTCCCAGACCTGATGCTTTACATTTCAAATGGGCTCAATTTATGGAATCAGAAAGGGCTGATATAATAGGAGAACCAGTTGGAGTTAATAATCGCCCCATGGAAACCGATGCTTTGCAACCCAGCACAACAAAATCTGATGATATGGAGCCAACATCCGAAGAACTTGAACTTTTACAGGACGAACTCTCCGAGAGTATAACTGTAAGGTCAAAGCGTCAAACGGAAAGGAAAGCCAGAAGAACTAGAGCAGCAGAGAAAACTGCTACTAGTGTAGTGTCATTGAAGTCCGGTTCTAGCAGCCGGAAGAAGCGTAATTCTTTACAAGAAGTGGACTACTCTGACCCATTGCGTTATTTAAGAGCAACTACTAGCACTTCTAGACTTCTTACTGCAGCTGAAGAACTTGAACTGTCAGAAGGAATTCAG GACTTACTGAAACTGGAACGGCTCCAGGAGGAGCTTGCAGACCGGTATGGGAATGAGCCAACCTTTGCACAATGGGCAGCTGCTGCTGGAGTCAATCAGAGGACACTGAGGAAGCGTCTAAATTATGGTACTCTTTGTAAAGACAAAATGATAAAAAGCAATATTCGTCTTGTCATATCGATTGCGAAAAATTATCAGGGAGCTGGAATGAATCTCCAAGATCTAGTTCAG GAAGGGTGTCGAGGTCTTGTACGGGGTGCAGAGAAGTTTGATGCTTCAAAAGGCTTCAAGTTTTCAACCTATGCTCATTGGTGGATAAAGCAGGCGGTTCGGAAGTCTCTTTCTGATCAGTCCAGGACTATTCGCTTGCCT TTTCACATGGTGGAAGCAACTTATAGGGTGAAGGAGGCTAGAAAGCAAttatatagtgaaaatggaaGACATCCTGATGACGAAGAAATCGCTGAAGCAGCCGGGCTGTCGATGAAGAGGCTTGCTGCAGTACTAATGACTCCAAAAGCACCCAGATCCTTGGAGCAGAAAATTGGAATTAACCAAAATCTCAAACC GAAGTCATTTCCGACCCCGAAGCGGAAACTGCTGAAGATATGTTGA